The nucleotide sequence GCAAACCCACTTGCTGAAAGCGCATCGAAGAGGAGACCGATGGAACGGCCCCTTCTCTGGGATATCCCTGCATGATGGGCGTATACTTTTCTCAGCGGAATCTGGACCATATCCCATACATCACGGCGGATGGGATGCACTCCAACCAGATCTGCAAGGATCCAATCCATACCGGCAGTGTACTTGGCCATGCAATCACCAAAACCACTTGCTATCATGTCCATGGGAGCTTCACGGAGTACTTTGGTATCAGCAAGCACCACCATAGGGGCAGCACAGGGAAGCGTCTGCTTAAAACCACCTACCGAGACTGCTGCACCATAGGAGGTATATCCGTCAACAGAGGGAGCGGTGGCAACAACCATATAGGGACGGTCCAACTCAGCACTTGCACGCTTGGTAATATCATTGAGTGTTCCAGAGCCCAAGACCACTGCAATGCTGTTGTCCATCTCCAGACTCAGCCTAACTTGTGCAATTGCATGTTCATCAGCATAGGGCTGCGGTTCAGAAGGAAAAATGAACTGTCTGACCTGGATATCAGCCTTCTCAAGCGATCTGGAAACAGGGAACCCACCCACTTTCAGTGTAATGCCATCTGCTACCAATAACGCTGGGGTATGCCCGAAGGCCTCTATAAAGACTGATCCTACCCGTTCAAGAGCATCTTCTTCGACTACTGAAATTTTCGTATCCATGCAAGCCTCCCCGCCCAGCATACCACAGACTCTTGTAGCGGGAAAAGCTGTAGGATACACTACCGGCATGAAGAGACAGACCTTTTCCATCCTTGCCGATTCCATCTCCACCTTTGCAGGATATGTCCCTAAGGAAAATGAACTCTTCTACCCCCGAGAGGGAGTAGATGTAACATGTGTAGAACATACCTGGTGGTATCTCCTCAAAGAGCGTACAGGATTGCAACTTCTCATGAATGAGGCTTACTCAGGAAGCAGGATAAGCAGGACAGGTGTTCGTCCCCGCTCCTCTTCCTTTTTGGACGATAGAAGGCAACAGCGGCTGAGCGGTGATATCATCATCGTGTTCGGAGGAACCAATGATTGGGGACAGGCGGAAGAACCTACCACCATGGAGATTTTCCAGGAAGCGTATAAGACATTGGTTCGTGATATGCTTAGAAATCATTCATCAAGTGAACTGTACTTCTGCACCCCATTACAGAGAACTGACAGGGCCCTTGATGAAGAGAACATCCATCACTGGAGTCAGCTAGACTTGGCTAGAAGTATAAGGGAGATTGTTGCGGGGCATGAGGGAGCCAACTTCATAGACCTTGCCAGATACCCTATCAAGGCCGGTGACGGACTCCTTTCTGATGG is from uncultured Sphaerochaeta sp. and encodes:
- a CDS encoding sn-glycerol-1-phosphate dehydrogenase, translated to MDTKISVVEEDALERVGSVFIEAFGHTPALLVADGITLKVGGFPVSRSLEKADIQVRQFIFPSEPQPYADEHAIAQVRLSLEMDNSIAVVLGSGTLNDITKRASAELDRPYMVVATAPSVDGYTSYGAAVSVGGFKQTLPCAAPMVVLADTKVLREAPMDMIASGFGDCMAKYTAGMDWILADLVGVHPIRRDVWDMVQIPLRKVYAHHAGISQRRGRSIGLLFDALSASGFAMQVMHDSRPASGAEHLISHIWEMEHLSKDGLSVSHGFKVSIGTLTITYLYEQLKQLDLANIPLTGAESWEERVQSIAAFFPNESVRKQTLAIAKEKFLDGDALLTRREKLISLLPALIEKMEKQLPPYQELKEAMKEVGCPISPADIASNLEGLRHAVTGAQMIRNRYTVLDLYYELGLFDLALDMLSGM
- a CDS encoding SGNH/GDSL hydrolase family protein — translated: MKRQTFSILADSISTFAGYVPKENELFYPREGVDVTCVEHTWWYLLKERTGLQLLMNEAYSGSRISRTGVRPRSSSFLDDRRQQRLSGDIIIVFGGTNDWGQAEEPTTMEIFQEAYKTLVRDMLRNHSSSELYFCTPLQRTDRALDEENIHHWSQLDLARSIREIVAGHEGANFIDLARYPIKAGDGLLSDGLHPTRKGMEVLATLMQRGLGL